One genomic window of Quercus lobata isolate SW786 chromosome 9, ValleyOak3.0 Primary Assembly, whole genome shotgun sequence includes the following:
- the LOC115962312 gene encoding growth-regulating factor 7 isoform X2, with product MIRMDSLDFVNKEAKRESSSVKLQSSNIEESFTNKVIMFHHGNHHRPFSSSSSPSYEVKVGDGGDGPTCKNRSIISNDTYDVVVGGSGSAVAVTQQQHTRGGAGVRTVQPFDTATTPHTASKSPVRMAASLGFPFTIAQWRELERQAMIYKYMMASAPIPPELLIPTCRNTSDPAASHSHLGGSGFNLRLSNSTDPEPGRCKRTDGKKWRCSRDVAPDHKYCERHLHRGRPRSRKPVEIHTKTENIINNNNNSSSNNNIIKRTRREDYHVLPTTSSPVTVAYPNPTINTNGFPSQFLGPAQPYHQPTVASHKEPWCLDWMVKGAHVPTATYDQQWYPMMETKMGFTSGNSFSNTNAPVFKQRYAEGPLNLNLYECFRNYEDSRNKDCALSFNSDMVSTQKPDTGATRGFIDAWSNSITQENIANSSAMCSVSPNGRLSPSSLTLSVGGGNSIGEEMGKFPMGLGLFGRDQSNDNGTKSHLTNWLTPASSVASTPGGPLAEVLRPSIAGAASNSSSPIAGNGDLGSSPVTMVSSPSGVLQRTLPSLSDSSGNSSSSTIVSSAVNPEMALLWLN from the exons ATGATTAGGATGGATAGCTTAGACTTTGTAAACAAGGAAGCCAAAAGAGAGAGCAGTAGTGTGAAACTGCAAAGCAGCAATATTGAGGAGTCATTTACTAACAAGGTGATTATGTTTCATCATGGAAATCACCACCGTCcattttcatcatcatcatcaccatcatatGAGGTAAAGGTTGGGGATGGTGGTGATGGTCCCACATGTAAAAACAGGTCTATAATAAGTAATGATACATACgatgttgttgttggtggttcTGGTTCTGCTGTTGCTGTTACCCAACAACAACATACTCGTGGTGGTGCAGGTGTAAGAACTGTGCAGCCTTTTGACACTGCTACAACTCCTCACACAGCCTCCAAATCCCCAG TGAGGATGGCAGCATCTTTGGGGTTTCCTTTTACAATTGCACAGTGGAGAGAGCTTGAAAGACAAGCTATGATATACAAGTACATGATGGCTTCTGCTCCTATTCCTCCTGAGCTACTCATTCCCACTTGCAGAAACACTTCTGACCCAGCTGCTTCCCACTCTCACT TGGGCGGTAGTGGTTTTAATCTGAGGCTGTCGAACAGTACAGATCCAGAGCCAGGTAGGTGCAAGAGAACAGATGGGAAGAAATGGAGGTGCTCTAGAGATGTGGCACCTGATCACAAGTACTGTGAACGTCACTTACATAGAGGCCGTCCCCGTTCAAGAAAGCCTGTGGAAATTCAtaccaaaactgaaaacatcatcaacaacaacaacaacagcagcagcaacaacaacataATCAAGAGGACACGCCGTGAAGATTATCATGTTCTTCCTACTACTTCATCCCCTGTTACTGTGGCTTATCCTAACCCCACGATCAACACCAATGGCTTTCCATCTCAGTTTCTTGGACCTGCTCAGCCATACCATCAGCCTACTGTTGCATCACACAAGGAACCTTg GTGCTTGGACTGGATGGTGAAAGGAGCACATGTTCCCACGGCTACCTATGACCAACAATGGTACCCTATGATGGAAACGAAAATGGGATTCACCTCTGGGAATTCTTTCTCTAACACCAATGCTCCTGTCTTCAAACAAAGATATGCAGAGGGGCCTTTGAATCTGAATTTATATGAATGTTTCAGAAACTATGAAGATTCACGCAACAAAGATTGCGCTTTGTCATTTAATTCAGATATGGTTTCTACACAAAAGCCTGACACAGGAGCTACAAGGGGTTTCATTGATGCATGGTCTAATTCAATAACACAGGAAAACATAGCCAACTCTAGCGCCATGTGCTCTGTCTCACCAAATGGGAGGCTCTCACCGTCTTCACTCACTCTATCAGTGGGTGGTGGTAACTCCATTGGTGAAGAAATGGGTAAATTCCCAATGGGGTTAGGCCTATTTGGAAGGGATCAAAGCAATGACAATGGTACCAAATCTCATCTCACAAACTGGCTCACCCCTGCTTCTTCAGTTGCTTCCACACCAGGTGGACCATTAGCTGAGGTTCTAAGGCCAAGCATAGCCGGGGCGGCATCGAATTCCTCCTCTCCAATCGCCGGAAATGGTGATTTGGGTAGTTCTCCGGTGACTATGGTCTCATCGCCATCTGGGGTTCTTCAGAGAACACTTCCTTCATTATCTGATAGTAGTGGTAATAGCAGCAGCTCAACCATTGTGAGTTCAGCTGTCAATCCTGAAATGGCTTTGCTCTGGTTGAATTAG
- the LOC115962312 gene encoding growth-regulating factor 2 isoform X3 — MIRMDSLDFVNKEAKRESSSVKLQSSNIEESFTNKVIMFHHGNHHRPFSSSSSPSYEVKVGDGGDGPTCKNRSIISNDTYDVVVGGSGSAVAVTQQQHTRGGAGVRTVQPFDTATTPHTASKSPVGGSGFNLRLSNSTDPEPGRCKRTDGKKWRCSRDVAPDHKYCERHLHRGRPRSRKPVEIHTKTENIINNNNNSSSNNNIIKRTRREDYHVLPTTSSPVTVAYPNPTINTNGFPSQFLGPAQPYHQPTVASHKEPWCLDWMVKGAHVPTATYDQQWYPMMETKMGFTSGNSFSNTNAPVFKQRYAEGPLNLNLYECFRNYEDSRNKDCALSFNSDMVSTQKPDTGATRGFIDAWSNSITQENIANSSAMCSVSPNGRLSPSSLTLSVGGGNSIGEEMGKFPMGLGLFGRDQSNDNGTKSHLTNWLTPASSVASTPGGPLAEVLRPSIAGAASNSSSPIAGNGDLGSSPVTMVSSPSGVLQRTLPSLSDSSGNSSSSTIVSSAVNPEMALLWLN, encoded by the exons ATGATTAGGATGGATAGCTTAGACTTTGTAAACAAGGAAGCCAAAAGAGAGAGCAGTAGTGTGAAACTGCAAAGCAGCAATATTGAGGAGTCATTTACTAACAAGGTGATTATGTTTCATCATGGAAATCACCACCGTCcattttcatcatcatcatcaccatcatatGAGGTAAAGGTTGGGGATGGTGGTGATGGTCCCACATGTAAAAACAGGTCTATAATAAGTAATGATACATACgatgttgttgttggtggttcTGGTTCTGCTGTTGCTGTTACCCAACAACAACATACTCGTGGTGGTGCAGGTGTAAGAACTGTGCAGCCTTTTGACACTGCTACAACTCCTCACACAGCCTCCAAATCCCCAG TGGGCGGTAGTGGTTTTAATCTGAGGCTGTCGAACAGTACAGATCCAGAGCCAGGTAGGTGCAAGAGAACAGATGGGAAGAAATGGAGGTGCTCTAGAGATGTGGCACCTGATCACAAGTACTGTGAACGTCACTTACATAGAGGCCGTCCCCGTTCAAGAAAGCCTGTGGAAATTCAtaccaaaactgaaaacatcatcaacaacaacaacaacagcagcagcaacaacaacataATCAAGAGGACACGCCGTGAAGATTATCATGTTCTTCCTACTACTTCATCCCCTGTTACTGTGGCTTATCCTAACCCCACGATCAACACCAATGGCTTTCCATCTCAGTTTCTTGGACCTGCTCAGCCATACCATCAGCCTACTGTTGCATCACACAAGGAACCTTg GTGCTTGGACTGGATGGTGAAAGGAGCACATGTTCCCACGGCTACCTATGACCAACAATGGTACCCTATGATGGAAACGAAAATGGGATTCACCTCTGGGAATTCTTTCTCTAACACCAATGCTCCTGTCTTCAAACAAAGATATGCAGAGGGGCCTTTGAATCTGAATTTATATGAATGTTTCAGAAACTATGAAGATTCACGCAACAAAGATTGCGCTTTGTCATTTAATTCAGATATGGTTTCTACACAAAAGCCTGACACAGGAGCTACAAGGGGTTTCATTGATGCATGGTCTAATTCAATAACACAGGAAAACATAGCCAACTCTAGCGCCATGTGCTCTGTCTCACCAAATGGGAGGCTCTCACCGTCTTCACTCACTCTATCAGTGGGTGGTGGTAACTCCATTGGTGAAGAAATGGGTAAATTCCCAATGGGGTTAGGCCTATTTGGAAGGGATCAAAGCAATGACAATGGTACCAAATCTCATCTCACAAACTGGCTCACCCCTGCTTCTTCAGTTGCTTCCACACCAGGTGGACCATTAGCTGAGGTTCTAAGGCCAAGCATAGCCGGGGCGGCATCGAATTCCTCCTCTCCAATCGCCGGAAATGGTGATTTGGGTAGTTCTCCGGTGACTATGGTCTCATCGCCATCTGGGGTTCTTCAGAGAACACTTCCTTCATTATCTGATAGTAGTGGTAATAGCAGCAGCTCAACCATTGTGAGTTCAGCTGTCAATCCTGAAATGGCTTTGCTCTGGTTGAATTAG
- the LOC115962334 gene encoding protein IQ-DOMAIN 14-like isoform X2 encodes MGKIGGSSWLTAVKRAFRSPSKENGKRSSRRREENEQEEEEKRGKRRWIFRKPSNQETITEHCQARTVTTTTANITPTTSAVTIATNTVSEAADGEQRHAIAVAIATAAAAQAAVATAQAAVEVVRLTRPSIFVREHYAAVSIQTAFRGYLARRALRALKGLVKLQALVRGHNVRKRANMTLRCMQAMVRAQARVSDQRKKKLSTEGSIDSAISEPNSLWESHFAERKSMFSMQSRDESSTADDWTHWDDNPQTIEEIQVMLQKAKDAALKREKALANAFSHQMWRTGREKIASEEEPEEMPKWLDRWTTRKQWESRGRVSCDQREPIKTVEIDTYRPYSYSAPNSQRPPHQHRCYQIQPQRHSSFSVASPVHRAHTNLTFHSPITPSPSKTRHLHVNSASPRCLREQRNNHPMPQVPSLGSTYNHAMPNYMTATESAKARFRSQSAPKQRPSTPEREKTGSSVKKRLTFPIPDPCSGLGNAGGGFDFNSMSPCYKNIDGGNVGMEQRSNMSSCCTDSFGDETSPPSTNDLRRWLR; translated from the exons ATGGGGAAAATTGGAGGAAGCTCGTGGCTGACTGCTGTTAAAAGGGCTTTTAGGTCTCCTAGTAAGGAGAATGGGAAGAGAAGCAGTAGaaggagagaagaaaatgaacaagaagaagaagaaaag AGAGGGAAACGAAGATGGATTTTCAGGAAGCCTTCGAATCAGGAAACAATTACAGAACACTGCCAAGCAAGGACAGTAACAACCACCACAGCTAATATCACTCCAACCACTAGTGCTGTGACTATAGCAACCAACACTGTTTCTGAGGCTGCAGATGGTGAGCAAAGACATGCCATTGCAGTAGCCATAGCAACTGCTGCTGCTGCTCAAGCTGCAGTAGCAACAGCACAGGCAGCTGTAGAGGTTGTTCGGCTCACTAGGCCTTCCATATTTGTGAGAGAACACTATGCTGCCGTGTCCATTCAGACTGCCTTCAGAGGATACCTG GCAAGGAGAGCTCTTCGGGCACTTAAGGGGCTAGTAAAGCTGCAGGCTTTGGTAAGAGGCCACAATGTTCGTAAGAGAGCAAATATGACACTTAGGTGCATGCAAGCTATGGTTAGAGCCCAAGCTCGGGTAAGTGACCAACGTAAGAAGAAGCTTTCAACCGAAGGGAGCATAGATTCTGCAATTAGCGAACCAAATAGCTTATGGGAATCACATTTTGCTGAAAGGAAATCCATG TTTTCTATGCAGTCTAGAGATGAAAGTAGCACTGCTGATGATTGGACCCATTGGGATGACAACCCCCAAACAATAGAGGAGATTCAAGTAATGTTACAGAAAGCAAAGGATGCTGCTTTGAAACGTGAAAAGGCCTTGGCTAATGCATTCTCTCACCAG ATGTGGAGAACTGGTAGAGAGAAAATTGCAAGTGAGGAAGAGCCAGAAGAGATGCCCAAATGGCTTGATCGGTGGACAACAAGGAAGCAATGGGAGAGCAGAGGCAGAGTTTCATGTGATCAAAGAGAACCCATAAAAACTGTGGAAATTGACACCTATAGACCTTACTCCTACTCTGCTCCCAATTCACAAAGACCACCGCATCAACATCGCTGCTACCAAATCCAACCACAGAGACACAGTTCATTTTCTGTGGCCTCTCCTGTTCATAGAGCCCACACAAATCTCACCTTCCATTCACCAATCACACCATCCCCATCCAAAACAAGGCATCTTCATGTGAATTCAGCTAGTCCTCGATGCTTAAGGGAACAAAGGAATAATCATCCAATGCCTCAGGTTCCAAGCTTAGGCTCCACTTACAACCATGCAATGCCTAACTACATGACTGCTACTGAATCTGCTAAGGCTCGGTTTCGATCACAAAGTGCACCAAAGCAGAGGCCTTCAACCCCAGAAAGAGAAAAGACAGGATCATCAGTGAAAAAACGCTTGACGTTCCCAATTCCTGACCCATGTAGCGGTCTTGGAAATGCTGGTGGTGGTTTTGATTTTAACTCGATGAGTCCATGCTATAAGAACATTGATGGAGGCAATGTTGGGATGGAACAAAGGTCAAACATGTCATCTTGTTGCACAGACAGCTTTGGTGATGAAACATCTCCACCTTCAACCAATGATCTTAGGAGGTGGTTGAGGTGA
- the LOC115962334 gene encoding protein IQ-DOMAIN 14-like isoform X3, which produces MGKIGGSSWLTAVKRAFRSPSKENGKRSSRRREENEQEEEEKKRGKRRWIFRKPSNQETITEHCQARTVTTTTANITPTTSAVTIATNTVSEAADGEQRHAIAVAIATAAAAQAAVATAQAAVEVVRLTRPSIFVREHYAAVSIQTAFRGYLARRALRALKGLVKLQALVRGHNVRKRANMTLRCMQAMVRAQARVSDQRKKKLSTEGSIDSAISEPNSLWESHFAERKSMSRDESSTADDWTHWDDNPQTIEEIQVMLQKAKDAALKREKALANAFSHQMWRTGREKIASEEEPEEMPKWLDRWTTRKQWESRGRVSCDQREPIKTVEIDTYRPYSYSAPNSQRPPHQHRCYQIQPQRHSSFSVASPVHRAHTNLTFHSPITPSPSKTRHLHVNSASPRCLREQRNNHPMPQVPSLGSTYNHAMPNYMTATESAKARFRSQSAPKQRPSTPEREKTGSSVKKRLTFPIPDPCSGLGNAGGGFDFNSMSPCYKNIDGGNVGMEQRSNMSSCCTDSFGDETSPPSTNDLRRWLR; this is translated from the exons ATGGGGAAAATTGGAGGAAGCTCGTGGCTGACTGCTGTTAAAAGGGCTTTTAGGTCTCCTAGTAAGGAGAATGGGAAGAGAAGCAGTAGaaggagagaagaaaatgaacaagaagaagaagaaaag AAGAGAGGGAAACGAAGATGGATTTTCAGGAAGCCTTCGAATCAGGAAACAATTACAGAACACTGCCAAGCAAGGACAGTAACAACCACCACAGCTAATATCACTCCAACCACTAGTGCTGTGACTATAGCAACCAACACTGTTTCTGAGGCTGCAGATGGTGAGCAAAGACATGCCATTGCAGTAGCCATAGCAACTGCTGCTGCTGCTCAAGCTGCAGTAGCAACAGCACAGGCAGCTGTAGAGGTTGTTCGGCTCACTAGGCCTTCCATATTTGTGAGAGAACACTATGCTGCCGTGTCCATTCAGACTGCCTTCAGAGGATACCTG GCAAGGAGAGCTCTTCGGGCACTTAAGGGGCTAGTAAAGCTGCAGGCTTTGGTAAGAGGCCACAATGTTCGTAAGAGAGCAAATATGACACTTAGGTGCATGCAAGCTATGGTTAGAGCCCAAGCTCGGGTAAGTGACCAACGTAAGAAGAAGCTTTCAACCGAAGGGAGCATAGATTCTGCAATTAGCGAACCAAATAGCTTATGGGAATCACATTTTGCTGAAAGGAAATCCATG TCTAGAGATGAAAGTAGCACTGCTGATGATTGGACCCATTGGGATGACAACCCCCAAACAATAGAGGAGATTCAAGTAATGTTACAGAAAGCAAAGGATGCTGCTTTGAAACGTGAAAAGGCCTTGGCTAATGCATTCTCTCACCAG ATGTGGAGAACTGGTAGAGAGAAAATTGCAAGTGAGGAAGAGCCAGAAGAGATGCCCAAATGGCTTGATCGGTGGACAACAAGGAAGCAATGGGAGAGCAGAGGCAGAGTTTCATGTGATCAAAGAGAACCCATAAAAACTGTGGAAATTGACACCTATAGACCTTACTCCTACTCTGCTCCCAATTCACAAAGACCACCGCATCAACATCGCTGCTACCAAATCCAACCACAGAGACACAGTTCATTTTCTGTGGCCTCTCCTGTTCATAGAGCCCACACAAATCTCACCTTCCATTCACCAATCACACCATCCCCATCCAAAACAAGGCATCTTCATGTGAATTCAGCTAGTCCTCGATGCTTAAGGGAACAAAGGAATAATCATCCAATGCCTCAGGTTCCAAGCTTAGGCTCCACTTACAACCATGCAATGCCTAACTACATGACTGCTACTGAATCTGCTAAGGCTCGGTTTCGATCACAAAGTGCACCAAAGCAGAGGCCTTCAACCCCAGAAAGAGAAAAGACAGGATCATCAGTGAAAAAACGCTTGACGTTCCCAATTCCTGACCCATGTAGCGGTCTTGGAAATGCTGGTGGTGGTTTTGATTTTAACTCGATGAGTCCATGCTATAAGAACATTGATGGAGGCAATGTTGGGATGGAACAAAGGTCAAACATGTCATCTTGTTGCACAGACAGCTTTGGTGATGAAACATCTCCACCTTCAACCAATGATCTTAGGAGGTGGTTGAGGTGA
- the LOC115962312 gene encoding growth-regulating factor 7 isoform X1: MIRMDSLDFVNKEAKRESSSVKLQSSNIEESFTNKVIMFHHGNHHRPFSSSSSPSYEVKVGDGGDGPTCKNRSIISNDTYDVVVGGSGSAVAVTQQQHTRGGAGVRTVQPFDTATTPHTASKSPAVRMAASLGFPFTIAQWRELERQAMIYKYMMASAPIPPELLIPTCRNTSDPAASHSHLGGSGFNLRLSNSTDPEPGRCKRTDGKKWRCSRDVAPDHKYCERHLHRGRPRSRKPVEIHTKTENIINNNNNSSSNNNIIKRTRREDYHVLPTTSSPVTVAYPNPTINTNGFPSQFLGPAQPYHQPTVASHKEPWCLDWMVKGAHVPTATYDQQWYPMMETKMGFTSGNSFSNTNAPVFKQRYAEGPLNLNLYECFRNYEDSRNKDCALSFNSDMVSTQKPDTGATRGFIDAWSNSITQENIANSSAMCSVSPNGRLSPSSLTLSVGGGNSIGEEMGKFPMGLGLFGRDQSNDNGTKSHLTNWLTPASSVASTPGGPLAEVLRPSIAGAASNSSSPIAGNGDLGSSPVTMVSSPSGVLQRTLPSLSDSSGNSSSSTIVSSAVNPEMALLWLN; the protein is encoded by the exons ATGATTAGGATGGATAGCTTAGACTTTGTAAACAAGGAAGCCAAAAGAGAGAGCAGTAGTGTGAAACTGCAAAGCAGCAATATTGAGGAGTCATTTACTAACAAGGTGATTATGTTTCATCATGGAAATCACCACCGTCcattttcatcatcatcatcaccatcatatGAGGTAAAGGTTGGGGATGGTGGTGATGGTCCCACATGTAAAAACAGGTCTATAATAAGTAATGATACATACgatgttgttgttggtggttcTGGTTCTGCTGTTGCTGTTACCCAACAACAACATACTCGTGGTGGTGCAGGTGTAAGAACTGTGCAGCCTTTTGACACTGCTACAACTCCTCACACAGCCTCCAAATCCCCAG cAGTGAGGATGGCAGCATCTTTGGGGTTTCCTTTTACAATTGCACAGTGGAGAGAGCTTGAAAGACAAGCTATGATATACAAGTACATGATGGCTTCTGCTCCTATTCCTCCTGAGCTACTCATTCCCACTTGCAGAAACACTTCTGACCCAGCTGCTTCCCACTCTCACT TGGGCGGTAGTGGTTTTAATCTGAGGCTGTCGAACAGTACAGATCCAGAGCCAGGTAGGTGCAAGAGAACAGATGGGAAGAAATGGAGGTGCTCTAGAGATGTGGCACCTGATCACAAGTACTGTGAACGTCACTTACATAGAGGCCGTCCCCGTTCAAGAAAGCCTGTGGAAATTCAtaccaaaactgaaaacatcatcaacaacaacaacaacagcagcagcaacaacaacataATCAAGAGGACACGCCGTGAAGATTATCATGTTCTTCCTACTACTTCATCCCCTGTTACTGTGGCTTATCCTAACCCCACGATCAACACCAATGGCTTTCCATCTCAGTTTCTTGGACCTGCTCAGCCATACCATCAGCCTACTGTTGCATCACACAAGGAACCTTg GTGCTTGGACTGGATGGTGAAAGGAGCACATGTTCCCACGGCTACCTATGACCAACAATGGTACCCTATGATGGAAACGAAAATGGGATTCACCTCTGGGAATTCTTTCTCTAACACCAATGCTCCTGTCTTCAAACAAAGATATGCAGAGGGGCCTTTGAATCTGAATTTATATGAATGTTTCAGAAACTATGAAGATTCACGCAACAAAGATTGCGCTTTGTCATTTAATTCAGATATGGTTTCTACACAAAAGCCTGACACAGGAGCTACAAGGGGTTTCATTGATGCATGGTCTAATTCAATAACACAGGAAAACATAGCCAACTCTAGCGCCATGTGCTCTGTCTCACCAAATGGGAGGCTCTCACCGTCTTCACTCACTCTATCAGTGGGTGGTGGTAACTCCATTGGTGAAGAAATGGGTAAATTCCCAATGGGGTTAGGCCTATTTGGAAGGGATCAAAGCAATGACAATGGTACCAAATCTCATCTCACAAACTGGCTCACCCCTGCTTCTTCAGTTGCTTCCACACCAGGTGGACCATTAGCTGAGGTTCTAAGGCCAAGCATAGCCGGGGCGGCATCGAATTCCTCCTCTCCAATCGCCGGAAATGGTGATTTGGGTAGTTCTCCGGTGACTATGGTCTCATCGCCATCTGGGGTTCTTCAGAGAACACTTCCTTCATTATCTGATAGTAGTGGTAATAGCAGCAGCTCAACCATTGTGAGTTCAGCTGTCAATCCTGAAATGGCTTTGCTCTGGTTGAATTAG
- the LOC115962334 gene encoding protein IQ-DOMAIN 14-like isoform X1 produces MGKIGGSSWLTAVKRAFRSPSKENGKRSSRRREENEQEEEEKKRGKRRWIFRKPSNQETITEHCQARTVTTTTANITPTTSAVTIATNTVSEAADGEQRHAIAVAIATAAAAQAAVATAQAAVEVVRLTRPSIFVREHYAAVSIQTAFRGYLARRALRALKGLVKLQALVRGHNVRKRANMTLRCMQAMVRAQARVSDQRKKKLSTEGSIDSAISEPNSLWESHFAERKSMFSMQSRDESSTADDWTHWDDNPQTIEEIQVMLQKAKDAALKREKALANAFSHQMWRTGREKIASEEEPEEMPKWLDRWTTRKQWESRGRVSCDQREPIKTVEIDTYRPYSYSAPNSQRPPHQHRCYQIQPQRHSSFSVASPVHRAHTNLTFHSPITPSPSKTRHLHVNSASPRCLREQRNNHPMPQVPSLGSTYNHAMPNYMTATESAKARFRSQSAPKQRPSTPEREKTGSSVKKRLTFPIPDPCSGLGNAGGGFDFNSMSPCYKNIDGGNVGMEQRSNMSSCCTDSFGDETSPPSTNDLRRWLR; encoded by the exons ATGGGGAAAATTGGAGGAAGCTCGTGGCTGACTGCTGTTAAAAGGGCTTTTAGGTCTCCTAGTAAGGAGAATGGGAAGAGAAGCAGTAGaaggagagaagaaaatgaacaagaagaagaagaaaag AAGAGAGGGAAACGAAGATGGATTTTCAGGAAGCCTTCGAATCAGGAAACAATTACAGAACACTGCCAAGCAAGGACAGTAACAACCACCACAGCTAATATCACTCCAACCACTAGTGCTGTGACTATAGCAACCAACACTGTTTCTGAGGCTGCAGATGGTGAGCAAAGACATGCCATTGCAGTAGCCATAGCAACTGCTGCTGCTGCTCAAGCTGCAGTAGCAACAGCACAGGCAGCTGTAGAGGTTGTTCGGCTCACTAGGCCTTCCATATTTGTGAGAGAACACTATGCTGCCGTGTCCATTCAGACTGCCTTCAGAGGATACCTG GCAAGGAGAGCTCTTCGGGCACTTAAGGGGCTAGTAAAGCTGCAGGCTTTGGTAAGAGGCCACAATGTTCGTAAGAGAGCAAATATGACACTTAGGTGCATGCAAGCTATGGTTAGAGCCCAAGCTCGGGTAAGTGACCAACGTAAGAAGAAGCTTTCAACCGAAGGGAGCATAGATTCTGCAATTAGCGAACCAAATAGCTTATGGGAATCACATTTTGCTGAAAGGAAATCCATG TTTTCTATGCAGTCTAGAGATGAAAGTAGCACTGCTGATGATTGGACCCATTGGGATGACAACCCCCAAACAATAGAGGAGATTCAAGTAATGTTACAGAAAGCAAAGGATGCTGCTTTGAAACGTGAAAAGGCCTTGGCTAATGCATTCTCTCACCAG ATGTGGAGAACTGGTAGAGAGAAAATTGCAAGTGAGGAAGAGCCAGAAGAGATGCCCAAATGGCTTGATCGGTGGACAACAAGGAAGCAATGGGAGAGCAGAGGCAGAGTTTCATGTGATCAAAGAGAACCCATAAAAACTGTGGAAATTGACACCTATAGACCTTACTCCTACTCTGCTCCCAATTCACAAAGACCACCGCATCAACATCGCTGCTACCAAATCCAACCACAGAGACACAGTTCATTTTCTGTGGCCTCTCCTGTTCATAGAGCCCACACAAATCTCACCTTCCATTCACCAATCACACCATCCCCATCCAAAACAAGGCATCTTCATGTGAATTCAGCTAGTCCTCGATGCTTAAGGGAACAAAGGAATAATCATCCAATGCCTCAGGTTCCAAGCTTAGGCTCCACTTACAACCATGCAATGCCTAACTACATGACTGCTACTGAATCTGCTAAGGCTCGGTTTCGATCACAAAGTGCACCAAAGCAGAGGCCTTCAACCCCAGAAAGAGAAAAGACAGGATCATCAGTGAAAAAACGCTTGACGTTCCCAATTCCTGACCCATGTAGCGGTCTTGGAAATGCTGGTGGTGGTTTTGATTTTAACTCGATGAGTCCATGCTATAAGAACATTGATGGAGGCAATGTTGGGATGGAACAAAGGTCAAACATGTCATCTTGTTGCACAGACAGCTTTGGTGATGAAACATCTCCACCTTCAACCAATGATCTTAGGAGGTGGTTGAGGTGA